A region of Solanum dulcamara chromosome 7, daSolDulc1.2, whole genome shotgun sequence DNA encodes the following proteins:
- the LOC129894282 gene encoding protein ASPARTIC PROTEASE IN GUARD CELL 1-like — MAQFRLFLLFISLVSVPCVLSRSLSSSSHPHSQIFDVAASIEKIVQLLSPTTQNFQQEAIKNTHSNSSSISVSIYPRSALVKPRHKDYAALTLSRLERDSARVSSLTMKLQLALNNFNHSDLKPVQTMLQPEDLQTPITSGASQGSGEYFTRLGLGQPAKEFYMVLDTGSDITWVQCEPCSDCYQQSDPIFNPSSSSTYSQLSCNAAQCSALQVSACGSQSCLYQVSYGDGSFTVGEFATETVSFGNSGSFPKVAIGCGHDNEGLFVGAAGLIALGRGSLSLPTQIKASSFSYCFVDRDSASSSTLDFNSARPGDSVIAPLLRNSRRSTFFYVGLTGISVGGEMLSIPASVFQIDGSGNGGIIVDSGTAVTRLQSSAYNALRDSFVKYTQHLPSAGKFALFDTCYDLSSMRRTSVPTLAFHFSGGKTLSLHPKNYLIPVDSSGKFCLAFAPTEGSLSIIGNIQQQGTRVSYDLANNLVGFSPDKC, encoded by the coding sequence ATGgcccaatttcgcttatttcttctttttatctCTCTTGTTTCTGTCCCCTGTGTTCTTTCTCGTTCCTTGTCATCTTCTTCACATCCACACTCCCAAATCTTCGACGTTGCAGCATCCATTGAGAAAATTGTTCAACTTCTCTCTCCGACTACCCAAAATTTTCAACAAGAAGCAATTAAGAATACCCATTctaattcttcttcaatttctgtTTCAATTTATCCTCGTTCAGCTCTTGTTAAGCCCCGCCATAAAGATTATGCAGCTCTCACACTTTCTCGACTCGAACGTGACTCGGCTCGAGTTTCTTCACTCACCATGAAGCTCCAACTCGCGTTAAACAATTTTAATCACTCGGATCTCAAGCCGGTTCAGACCATGTTGCAGCCTGAGGACCTTCAGACTCCTATTACCTCTGGAGCTAGTCAGGGGAGCGGCGAGTACTTTACTCGGCTCGGTTTGGGTCAGCCGGCTAAGGAATTCTACATGGTGCTTGACACTGGCAGTGACATCACTTGGGTTCAATGTGAGCCGTGCTCCGATTGTTATCAGCAGTCGGATCCAATTTTCAACCCGTCGAGTTCTTCCACATACAGTCAGCTCTCTTGCAACGCAGCTCAGTGCTCGGCTCTTCAGGTATCGGCTTGTGGTTCTCAATCGTGTCTCTATCAGGTCTCTTACGGAGACGGCTCGTTCACTGTTGGAGAGTTTGCAACTGAAACGGTGTCGTTTGGGAACTCTGGTTCGTTTCCTAAAGTTGCCATAGGTTGTGGCCATGATAATGAAGGGCTATTCGTCGGTGCCGCTGGCTTGATTGCTTTAGGCCGCGGCTCTTTATCTCTACCAACTCAAATCAAAGCGTCGTCGTTTTCCTACTGCTTCGTAGACCGTGACTCTGCTTCATCCTCAACGCTGGATTTTAATTCTGCCCGACCCGGTGACTCCGTAATCGCACCGTTGCTCCGTAACTCGAGAAGGAGCACTTTCTTCTACGTCGGACTCACCGGAATCAGCGTCGGCGGGGAAATGCTGTCGATTCCGGCGTCGGTGTTTCAGATCGACGGAAGTGGTAACGGCGGAATAATTGTGGATTCCGGAACGGCGGTGACTCGGTTACAGAGCAGTGCTTACAATGCTCTACGTGACTCTTTCGTGAAATACACTCAGCATTTACCTTCCGCCGGGAAGTTCGCGCTGTTCGACACTTGCTACGACTTGTCGTCGATGAGAAGAACGAGTGTTCCGACGCTGGCGTTTCATTTCTCCGGCGGGAAAACGCTCTCGTTGCACCCGAAGAATTACCTTATACCGGTGGATTCGTCGGGTAAATTCTGCTTGGCTTTTGCTCCGACGGAAGGGTCGCTGTCAATTATTGGAAACATACAGCAACAAGGGACACGTGTCAGTTATGACCTGGCCAACAATCTTGTAGGATTTAGCCCCGACAAATGTTGA